TGCTTCCACCTCCTTTGCGTACTCGACCGCACGCTGGACGGCGTCCTCCAGCGTGTGCTCAACCGTGACCAGATCTTCGTTCAGGATTTCCATCCCTTCCTCGGCGTTGGTCCCTGCAAGTCGGACAGTGACCGGTTTCGGAATCTCGTCGAACTGCTCCAGCGCTTGATTGATGCCGTTGGCGACCTCGTCGCCGCGGGTGATGCCGCCGAAGATGTTGAACACGACCGAATCGACGTTGTCGTCGGAGAACACCATATCGAGCGCGTTGGCGATGCGGTCGGCCTTCGCGCCGCCACCGACGTCGAGGAAGTTAGCGGGCTCGCCGCCGTAGTAGTCCACGAGGTCCAGCGTCGTCATCACGAGGCCCGCACCGTTGCCGATGATGCCGACGTTACCGTCCAGTCGGACGTAGTCGAAGCCGTACTCGTCGGCCTTCTGTTCGAGTTCGTCGCCCTCCGCGGCCTCTTCGCCCATCTCCGCGATTTCCGGCTGGCGGAACAGGGCGTCGCCGTCGATGTTCATGACGGCGTCGGCCGCGATGACTTCGTCGTCGCTCGTGATCATCAGCGGGTTGATTTCCGTGTCGGCACCGTCGCGGTCGTCCCAGAGCTGGTACAGCGTCGTGAGGACGCTCGCAACGTCGTTTGCGACCTCGCGGTCGACACCGGCTTCGTAGACGACTTTCCGGGCTTGGAACGGGTGCATTCCGAACGCGGGGTCGATGTGCTCGCGAGCGATGGCGTCGGGGTCCTCCTCGGCGACCTCCTCGATGTTGACGCCGCCTTTCGTCGAGACCATCGCGACGGGCCGGCCCTCGTTGCGGTCCATCGTCACGCCGACGTACAGCTCGTTGACGAAGTCGACGGCTTCCTCGACGAGCACTTTCGAGACGTGGTAGCCCTTGAGGTCCATCCCGATGATGTCCTCGGCGGCCTCGCGAGCTTCCTCCTTGGACTCGACGAGCTTGATGCCGCCGGCCTTGCCGCGGCCGCCAACGTGTACCTGTGCCTTGATGGCGACCGGATATCCGATTTCCTCGGCCGCGTCGACGGCCTCATCTACTGTCTCGGCCAGCTGCGAGGCGGGCGTCGGGATGCCCGCGTCAGCGAAGACTTGCTTCGCCTGGTATTCGTGCAAGCGCATGTCATGCAGAAAGGCGAGCGGTGGCGATTTAAATCCGTCCGTTTCTCTTCCTGCGACGGGCGACGTTCGTCCCGATGTACTGTGGGTTGGGACAGCGATGCGATCCGACAGACCCACGGCCTCGCACTGCGAAGCGAGCGCATGGCCGACGACAGGCACGGGACCGATGATGTCGCCGACGAGACGCTCGATGCTGTGGCCGAGGCGCTTCGTACCGCCGAAACCGCTGTCGCGCTCACTGGGGCGGGTGTCTCGACGGCGTCGGGTATCCCGTCCTTTCGCGGCGACGACGGCATCTGGGAGCGTCACGACCCCGCCGACTTCCACCGCCGCCGGCTCGACGCCGACCCGGCGGGCTTCTGGGAAGACCGACTCTCGCTTCGGGAGGCCATCTACGGCGACCTAGACCCCGAACCCAACGCCGCACACGAGGCGTTGGCGGCGCTTGAATCCGCGGGCCAGCTCGACGCTGTGCTCACGCAGAACATCGACGGGCTGCACCACGCCGCTGGGACAGACAGGGTCATCGAGCTGCACGGGACCCACCAGCGCGTGGTCTGTGACGACTGCGGCCACCGCCGGGACGCCGAAGCGGTGTTCGAGCAGGCCGCCGAGGGCGGCGACCTGCCGCCGCGCTGTGAGTGTGGCGGCGTTTACCGACCCGACGTGGTCCTGTTCGGCGAACCCATGCCCGACGTGGCGATGGACGAGGCCCAGCGCCTCGCCCGCGATAGCGACGTGTTTCTGGCAGCAGGGTCGTCGCTGTCGGTCCAGCCGGCGTCGCTCCTCCCGAAGATAGCGGCGGAAGCGGGCAGCACGCTGGTCGTGGTAAACTACGAGGAGACGCCGCGTGACGCGAGTGCGGCGCATGTGATTCGTGCCGATGTCACGGCGGTTCTCCCGGCGGTTCTCGAACGGATATAGCGGTGCGGGACGCGTCTACAGCTCGACGCTGCCGGGGATCAGGCTCTGGCTGCGCAGGAGGTCCCCGTCGTGGTCGTAGACGAGCAGCGTCCCCAGCTCGTAAGTCCGTGACTCGCCTTCGCCGTCGGTGAGGCGGACTGTAAACTGTGGGTCTTCTTGTGCGTCCGCCGTGGAGACGAGCGCGTCGATGTCCGCTGTCGGCGCTGCCGCCTCGAAGACGTACTCACCGGTGAGACGGTTCGTCAGCGAGAGCACGCCGTCGGTCTCGGGCTGGCGGCGAAAGGTCACGTCGATCTCTTCGCCATCGAGTGTGCCGTCGTCTACTTTGCTGAGGCGCTCGCGGAGCTCTCCTGTCGGCCCATCGTACACAATCGCGATCGTCGGGTCGTCGTTGTCGGTGGCCGAAGCCTGGATATCGACGGTGAAGTAATCACGCCTCATTCCGGTATTTACAGATACGTGGCCCGGCCAAATGAACGTAACGGCGCACCGACTGTTGGTATCGATAGCTTTTACGTGACCGGCCCACCCTCTGACAGTAGTATGGCCTGGGTGAAGTCAGAATACGCGGGCGAGTTCGCGGTGCTTGCGACGTGGCTCGTTGGACTTGCCCCGTGGTCGGTGTCGCTGTTCGAGATTGAGGGGCTGACTGTCATCGGGCTCCGCTTTCTCCCCTTCCGGTTCCAGTTCATCTTCGGTGCGACGCTCCCCGGAGAGCAGCCGTTTCTCTGGGCTTGGCAGGTCGCCGCGTTTCAGGAGTCAGACCCGCTTGCCCTCGCCGGAACGCTCGGGTTCACCGCCCTAGTCGTTTTCTTGCTCCCGCTCGGACTCAGTCTCTACTATTATGCCGCTGAGGAGCGCCTCGAAGCGTCCCTTCCTGTCGACCCGGTCCGGCTGTTCGGCGGGCTGCTCGGCCTCGTCGGCGTCCTCACGCTCGCGGCAAGCGGGCTGTTCGTCACGTCCTTTCCCGGCATCACGGTCCCTGTCGGCACGCTCGTCGCGCTTGTCTTTGCCTATCTCTTGCTTACCGTCGACCGGACGTGACGGACACACAGGCCAGTTCGTCTGACCGCTGGCGATTA
The Haloarcula sp. CBA1129 genome window above contains:
- a CDS encoding DUF5793 family protein is translated as MRRDYFTVDIQASATDNDDPTIAIVYDGPTGELRERLSKVDDGTLDGEEIDVTFRRQPETDGVLSLTNRLTGEYVFEAAAPTADIDALVSTADAQEDPQFTVRLTDGEGESRTYELGTLLVYDHDGDLLRSQSLIPGSVEL
- a CDS encoding TIGR04206 family protein, translating into MAWVKSEYAGEFAVLATWLVGLAPWSVSLFEIEGLTVIGLRFLPFRFQFIFGATLPGEQPFLWAWQVAAFQESDPLALAGTLGFTALVVFLLPLGLSLYYYAAEERLEASLPVDPVRLFGGLLGLVGVLTLAASGLFVTSFPGITVPVGTLVALVFAYLLLTVDRT
- a CDS encoding NAD-dependent protein deacylase, whose product is MADDRHGTDDVADETLDAVAEALRTAETAVALTGAGVSTASGIPSFRGDDGIWERHDPADFHRRRLDADPAGFWEDRLSLREAIYGDLDPEPNAAHEALAALESAGQLDAVLTQNIDGLHHAAGTDRVIELHGTHQRVVCDDCGHRRDAEAVFEQAAEGGDLPPRCECGGVYRPDVVLFGEPMPDVAMDEAQRLARDSDVFLAAGSSLSVQPASLLPKIAAEAGSTLVVVNYEETPRDASAAHVIRADVTAVLPAVLERI
- the sucC gene encoding ADP-forming succinate--CoA ligase subunit beta, whose amino-acid sequence is MRLHEYQAKQVFADAGIPTPASQLAETVDEAVDAAEEIGYPVAIKAQVHVGGRGKAGGIKLVESKEEAREAAEDIIGMDLKGYHVSKVLVEEAVDFVNELYVGVTMDRNEGRPVAMVSTKGGVNIEEVAEEDPDAIAREHIDPAFGMHPFQARKVVYEAGVDREVANDVASVLTTLYQLWDDRDGADTEINPLMITSDDEVIAADAVMNIDGDALFRQPEIAEMGEEAAEGDELEQKADEYGFDYVRLDGNVGIIGNGAGLVMTTLDLVDYYGGEPANFLDVGGGAKADRIANALDMVFSDDNVDSVVFNIFGGITRGDEVANGINQALEQFDEIPKPVTVRLAGTNAEEGMEILNEDLVTVEHTLEDAVQRAVEYAKEVEA